In a single window of the Acidobacteriota bacterium genome:
- a CDS encoding GxxExxY protein, translating to MYRHENDIAKEIVDIAFKIHTTLGPGLLEAVYQAAITFELSQRGLHFQTERGIPAVYEDVKLDVGFRADIIVENKVIIEVKSIEAIAPVHMKILLTYLRLADMKLGLIINFNVALIKDGIKRVANDL from the coding sequence ATGTATCGCCACGAGAATGACATCGCAAAAGAGATAGTCGACATTGCGTTTAAGATCCATACGACACTCGGCCCGGGACTTTTGGAGGCGGTTTATCAGGCAGCGATCACCTTTGAGCTAAGTCAACGCGGATTGCATTTCCAGACAGAACGTGGAATTCCCGCTGTTTATGAAGACGTGAAGCTCGATGTCGGTTTCCGGGCGGACATCATCGTGGAGAATAAGGTCATCATCGAGGTTAAATCAATCGAAGCGATCGCTCCAGTCCATATGAAGATCCTTCTTACCTATCTCAGGCTGGCGGATATGAAACTCGGCTTGATCATCAACTTTAATGTCGCCTTAATTAAAGATGGTATCAAGCGCGTCGCGAACGACCTTTAA
- a CDS encoding SDR family NAD(P)-dependent oxidoreductase translates to MDWHGKTIFLTGASSGIGEALARAFAGKGAVIGLLARRKDLLDRIAKDCEKAGGTARVFAVDVTDGDAVQKAVDEFLHEFEHIDVAIANAGIGGNNAETRDLNPLAVKKVIDINLLGAVNAVHAVLPGMKRRNSGHIVAISSLAGFRGLPKSAAYSASKAGMTAFFESVRLDVKHSGIDVTIIQPGFIKTPLTAGREAKMPFLMDLEDAVPLFIRAIERRKKFAAFPWQLATIVRAGKIMPAWLYDRIAGKARYRE, encoded by the coding sequence GTGGACTGGCACGGCAAAACTATCTTCCTCACCGGGGCGTCGAGCGGCATCGGCGAAGCGTTGGCCCGTGCTTTTGCCGGGAAAGGAGCGGTCATCGGGCTGTTGGCGCGGCGAAAGGACCTTCTGGACAGGATCGCGAAAGATTGCGAAAAGGCCGGCGGCACGGCGCGTGTGTTCGCGGTGGACGTGACGGACGGCGACGCCGTGCAAAAGGCTGTTGACGAGTTTCTGCACGAATTCGAACACATCGACGTCGCCATCGCCAACGCCGGCATCGGCGGCAACAACGCCGAAACACGCGACCTGAATCCGCTCGCCGTCAAAAAGGTCATCGATATCAACCTGCTCGGCGCGGTGAACGCCGTCCACGCGGTGCTTCCCGGTATGAAACGCCGAAACAGCGGCCACATCGTCGCGATATCGAGCCTCGCGGGTTTTCGCGGCCTGCCCAAAAGTGCCGCGTATTCCGCCAGCAAGGCCGGAATGACGGCGTTTTTCGAATCCGTCCGCCTCGACGTCAAACATAGCGGCATCGACGTCACGATAATCCAGCCCGGTTTCATAAAAACGCCGCTCACGGCCGGCCGCGAGGCAAAAATGCCGTTTCTGATGGACCTGGAAGACGCCGTTCCGCTGTTCATACGTGCGATCGAGCGGCGGAAAAAGTTCGCCGCCTTTCCATGGCAGCTCGCGACGATCGTCCGCGCCGGCAAAATAATGCCCGCCTGGCTCTACGACCGCATCGCAGGCAAAGCAAGATACCGCGAATAA